The Cohnella abietis genome has a segment encoding these proteins:
- a CDS encoding Gfo/Idh/MocA family protein translates to MNKLRIGIVGLGNMGMEHAKYLIENQVKNAQLTAVSDISLERLKQVAEQWGSDVQRFESYEALFKSGTVDAVMLCTPHYDHPRLAIEAFTCGLHVLVEKPAGVYTRQVKEMNEAAAASGKIYGIMYNQRTNPLYLKLRELISSGELGEIRRTNWIITNWYRSQAYYNSSRWRATWAGEGGGVLINQAPHQLDLWQWTTGLMPKRIRAFCAFGKDRDIEVENEVTAYVEYENGATGVFVTSTHETPGTNRFEITGDRGKIVIEDDKMTFWRLRQLEPEFNRDNTSAFAQPECWKFDIPVAASVTQHLEITRNWTEAILQGTPLLAPGEDGIKGLTLSNAMLLSTWTDNWVELPIDEDLFYDKLQEKIRLSTKAIR, encoded by the coding sequence GTGAATAAGCTTAGAATCGGCATTGTCGGACTTGGTAACATGGGCATGGAGCATGCCAAATATTTGATTGAGAATCAAGTGAAGAATGCACAATTAACAGCGGTTAGCGATATTAGTCTTGAACGATTGAAGCAGGTAGCTGAGCAATGGGGAAGCGACGTTCAAAGGTTCGAAAGCTACGAGGCCTTGTTCAAATCGGGAACGGTTGACGCTGTAATGCTCTGTACACCGCATTATGATCATCCTCGGTTAGCTATTGAAGCGTTTACATGTGGACTTCATGTGCTAGTAGAGAAGCCGGCAGGTGTCTACACACGTCAAGTGAAGGAAATGAACGAAGCAGCAGCAGCTAGCGGTAAAATATATGGCATTATGTATAATCAACGTACGAACCCTCTCTACCTTAAGCTAAGAGAATTAATTTCTTCAGGAGAGCTGGGAGAAATCCGACGTACAAATTGGATTATTACGAATTGGTATCGCTCACAGGCTTACTATAATTCGAGTAGGTGGAGAGCAACATGGGCGGGTGAAGGCGGGGGAGTGCTCATTAATCAAGCTCCTCACCAGCTGGATCTATGGCAATGGACAACGGGATTAATGCCCAAAAGAATTAGAGCCTTCTGTGCCTTTGGTAAGGATCGCGATATTGAAGTAGAGAACGAAGTGACTGCTTATGTGGAATATGAGAACGGAGCGACGGGAGTTTTCGTTACTTCCACTCATGAAACTCCGGGCACCAATCGGTTTGAAATAACCGGAGATCGCGGGAAAATCGTTATAGAGGACGATAAAATGACCTTCTGGCGTCTGAGACAGCTAGAACCTGAATTTAATCGTGATAACACAAGTGCTTTCGCTCAGCCGGAATGCTGGAAATTTGATATTCCAGTTGCAGCCAGCGTTACGCAGCATTTGGAAATTACCCGCAATTGGACGGAAGCGATTTTACAAGGTACACCACTGCTAGCCCCTGGTGAGGATGGGATTAAAGGACTGACGTTGTCTAACGCGATGCTGCTGTCCACTTGGACAGATAATTGGGTCGAGCTTCCCATTGATGAGGATCTATTTTATGACAAGCTACAGGAGAAAATCAGACTATCAACCAAAGCCATAAGGTAG
- a CDS encoding Gfo/Idh/MocA family protein produces MSQANGMNYAPQGKPSSVVGRGEFIFAAMALDHGHIYGMCNGLQEAGASLKWVYDPDPDKVRQFIEIYPHARVAQSEQQILQDPEVALIAAAAIPNERGPLGLKVMEHGKDYFTDKTPFTSLEQLEQARAAVARTGRKYAVYYSERLHAESAVFAGQLIKDGAIGRVVQVLGLGPHRLNATLRPDWFFRKEQYGGILCDIGSHQVEQFLYYAGCKDAKVVQSKVANYNNKGYPELEDFGDANLIGDNGATNYFRVDWLTPNGLSVWGDGRTVIMGTNGYIELRKYVDIARDAQGDQLYLVNGEGEFHMSLRGKVGYPFFGELILDCLNKTENAMTQAHAFKAAELCLLAQSQAIRIE; encoded by the coding sequence ATGTCTCAAGCAAATGGCATGAATTATGCGCCGCAAGGCAAACCCAGCTCTGTTGTCGGTCGTGGTGAATTTATATTTGCAGCTATGGCGCTTGATCATGGTCATATATACGGAATGTGTAATGGGCTACAGGAGGCGGGTGCTTCGCTGAAGTGGGTGTATGATCCCGATCCAGACAAGGTACGGCAATTTATTGAGATTTATCCTCATGCTCGCGTGGCACAGTCCGAGCAGCAGATTTTGCAGGACCCTGAGGTTGCACTCATTGCTGCTGCAGCTATTCCTAACGAACGCGGGCCACTTGGCTTGAAGGTGATGGAGCATGGTAAAGATTATTTTACCGACAAAACTCCCTTTACTTCATTGGAGCAATTAGAGCAGGCGAGAGCGGCAGTGGCTAGAACTGGGCGTAAATATGCGGTTTATTATAGTGAACGGCTTCATGCAGAGAGCGCGGTATTTGCTGGACAATTGATTAAGGACGGTGCGATTGGTCGAGTCGTGCAGGTGCTAGGGCTGGGACCTCACCGCTTGAATGCGACATTAAGACCGGACTGGTTTTTTAGAAAAGAGCAATACGGGGGTATCCTCTGTGATATCGGTAGCCATCAGGTCGAGCAGTTTCTCTATTATGCAGGCTGTAAGGATGCCAAGGTAGTGCAAAGCAAAGTAGCTAACTATAACAACAAAGGCTATCCGGAGCTTGAAGATTTCGGAGATGCGAATCTTATTGGAGACAATGGGGCAACGAACTATTTTCGTGTGGATTGGCTTACTCCTAACGGTTTATCTGTCTGGGGAGATGGTCGCACCGTTATTATGGGGACCAATGGATACATTGAATTGCGCAAATACGTTGATATTGCCCGTGATGCCCAAGGAGACCAGCTGTACTTGGTAAACGGTGAAGGGGAATTTCATATGAGCCTTCGCGGAAAGGTAGGTTATCCCTTTTTCGGAGAGCTCATACTGGATTGCTTGAACAAGACGGAAAACGCTATGACGCAGGCTCATGCATTTAAAGCGGCTGAGCTTTGCTTACTGGCGCAATCACAGGCTATACGTATCGAATAG
- a CDS encoding sugar phosphate isomerase/epimerase family protein, whose product MKLSVFTVSTPELSPEELAAKAKQAGLQGIEWRYKETPADVANQVPSFWGNNQCTISPSGGEVELDRFKRATELQGLTTVSVTPYLQAGDIVGTEQVLKAAQYMGAPFIRLGVHSYDRNRPFNELFEDELVYLKASEELCRQYGVKGLVEIHHGTLAASASGARRLVEGLDPQFIGVLFDPGNTVHEGFENYRMALEILGPYLAHVHIKNAGWKIQGKAEDGSTIWHSDWEGLREGMVPWRQVIADLLAVGYEGYLGVEDFSRQFADSADMLQNFSSYIGDLLAELQHV is encoded by the coding sequence ATTAAGCTATCGGTATTTACTGTATCGACACCAGAGCTTAGTCCAGAAGAGCTTGCTGCAAAGGCGAAGCAAGCGGGGCTACAAGGAATCGAGTGGCGTTATAAGGAAACTCCTGCAGATGTAGCTAACCAAGTGCCTTCATTTTGGGGAAACAACCAATGTACCATTTCTCCTTCTGGCGGTGAAGTGGAATTGGACCGCTTTAAGAGAGCAACTGAGCTGCAGGGTCTTACAACTGTAAGCGTCACCCCTTATTTACAGGCAGGCGACATAGTGGGAACGGAGCAAGTATTAAAGGCTGCTCAGTATATGGGTGCGCCCTTTATTCGCTTAGGAGTCCATTCTTATGATCGCAACCGTCCTTTTAATGAGTTATTTGAGGATGAGCTAGTCTATTTGAAAGCGTCTGAGGAGCTTTGCAGACAGTATGGGGTTAAGGGCTTAGTGGAGATTCACCATGGCACACTGGCGGCTTCTGCATCCGGAGCAAGAAGATTGGTTGAAGGGCTGGACCCTCAATTCATTGGCGTACTCTTCGATCCTGGCAATACGGTACACGAAGGCTTTGAGAATTATCGGATGGCGCTGGAAATACTGGGACCCTATTTGGCTCATGTGCACATTAAAAATGCGGGATGGAAAATACAAGGTAAAGCTGAGGATGGCAGTACGATCTGGCACAGTGATTGGGAAGGACTTAGGGAAGGGATGGTTCCTTGGAGACAGGTGATCGCTGATTTGCTCGCTGTTGGCTATGAGGGCTATTTGGGAGTTGAGGATTTTAGTAGACAATTCGCTGATTCAGCCGACATGCTTCAGAACTTCTCTTCCTATATCGGAGACTTATTGGCGGAGCTACAGCATGTTTGA
- a CDS encoding AraC family transcriptional regulator: MFEFNYRSIGMFEPIFHSHTFYEVYYFHEGKCNYLIGDQIYNLSPGDLILMNGMTLHCPKVDPEIPYIRSIIHFDPAILRPYLELPQAVPVMRPFEQFKNYRLCLRGKEKEELEQILLVMLSHQQRGDKVGESRLLLAFVDMLHFIYDQCLQPLGEQREVPSDKEKTVQEIIALLEDVYMDDELSMELLHSKLHLSKSYLAKIFKDVTGVTLFEYVYRKRINEAKILFLLHPSLSVTEVSFRLGFKHLAHFSRLFKQQVKITPEGYKKELKKDRQLHKQLEGEGN; the protein is encoded by the coding sequence ATGTTTGAGTTTAATTATCGGTCGATAGGGATGTTTGAGCCTATCTTTCATTCTCATACCTTTTACGAGGTTTATTATTTTCATGAGGGCAAATGCAACTATTTAATCGGTGATCAAATCTATAACCTATCGCCTGGGGATTTAATATTGATGAATGGGATGACTCTTCATTGTCCGAAGGTTGACCCGGAAATTCCTTATATACGGTCGATTATTCATTTTGATCCCGCGATTTTAAGACCCTATTTGGAGCTGCCTCAAGCCGTTCCTGTTATGAGACCTTTCGAGCAGTTTAAGAATTATAGACTGTGCTTGCGAGGCAAAGAGAAGGAGGAGCTTGAGCAAATTTTATTGGTCATGCTAAGTCACCAGCAGCGCGGGGACAAGGTGGGGGAAAGCCGATTACTTCTCGCATTCGTGGATATGCTGCATTTTATTTATGATCAATGCTTGCAGCCTCTTGGGGAACAGAGGGAGGTTCCTTCTGACAAAGAAAAGACGGTTCAGGAGATCATTGCGCTGCTTGAGGATGTTTATATGGACGATGAGTTAAGTATGGAGCTGCTGCACAGCAAGCTTCATCTTAGCAAGTCGTATTTGGCCAAAATTTTCAAGGATGTGACGGGAGTTACTTTATTCGAATATGTGTACCGCAAGCGCATTAACGAAGCCAAAATCTTATTTCTGCTCCATCCAAGCTTATCGGTAACGGAAGTATCCTTCCGACTTGGCTTTAAGCATCTTGCGCATTTTAGCAGGCTTTTTAAGCAGCAAGTCAAGATAACTCCAGAAGGTTACAAGAAGGAATTGAAGAAGGATCGCCAACTGCATAAACAGCTAGAGGGGGAAGGTAATTGA
- a CDS encoding SDR family oxidoreductase: MNLFDLSGRTAVVIGGSSSLGGAMAEALAAYGAAVALTGRKADNAEPIRQRIESAGGKARCYAVEPTSKADLEHLLQEVAAWTGGVDILLNCPGVNSATSFFDIGEEEWDRIIDVNAKSLMLSCQVFGRYMVERGQGGSIINLSSVSSTTPLSKVFTYSVSKAAVNNMTQFLAREFAPARVRVNAIIPGFFPAEQNRTILSEERVSSIMSHTPMKRFGDPTELQGAVVYLASEKASSYVTGSLLRVDGGFGAMTI; the protein is encoded by the coding sequence TTGAATTTATTTGACCTGAGCGGCAGAACGGCAGTCGTTATTGGTGGCTCCTCATCATTAGGTGGTGCAATGGCGGAAGCGCTGGCAGCATATGGCGCGGCTGTAGCCCTTACAGGCCGCAAGGCGGATAATGCGGAGCCGATTAGGCAACGTATTGAATCTGCTGGCGGGAAGGCGCGTTGCTATGCGGTAGAGCCAACGAGTAAAGCTGATTTGGAGCATTTGCTTCAAGAGGTGGCCGCTTGGACGGGAGGAGTTGATATTTTACTCAATTGTCCGGGCGTGAACAGCGCTACTTCCTTTTTCGATATCGGGGAAGAAGAGTGGGACCGGATTATAGATGTTAATGCCAAGAGCTTAATGCTATCATGCCAAGTATTTGGCCGTTATATGGTTGAGCGGGGACAAGGTGGCAGCATTATTAATCTTTCATCGGTGTCATCTACAACCCCGTTATCTAAGGTGTTTACCTATTCGGTTTCTAAAGCAGCGGTAAACAATATGACCCAGTTTCTTGCGAGGGAATTTGCGCCTGCTCGTGTAAGAGTAAATGCTATCATACCTGGCTTTTTCCCGGCGGAGCAAAATCGGACGATTCTCTCTGAAGAGAGAGTGTCGTCAATCATGTCGCATACCCCGATGAAAAGATTCGGAGATCCGACGGAGCTGCAAGGAGCAGTCGTCTATTTGGCTTCCGAGAAAGCATCAAGCTACGTAACCGGGTCATTATTAAGGGTTGATGGTGGTTTCGGAGCGATGACGATATAA